One Aerococcus urinaeequi DNA segment encodes these proteins:
- the dnaI gene encoding primosomal protein DnaI, whose amino-acid sequence MADNNQMKNVGDSLKQQFNRNPMFKERQAKIEGIVQSDPDVQAFLAKHQLTFEDEIVKKSFSKLYEFARENGNDALGQKKFVQYAPNLIMNVNFIDVDYHPTEAFIQQQEAEELNKRVTMVSMPKSLRSASFEKMTKDDYQDRFEAIQKSLQFISAYTSKPNAYHKGLYLHGQFGVGKTHILAALVNTLAEHGVKSTLVHYPELLVDLKSRIRTNTVDQRVNEIKQAQVLVLDDIGAESNSEWVRDDVLGVILQYRMQEQLSTFFTSNFSMAELEEFLTTTREGVDVAKSARIMERIKYLSEEITVGGRDRRNG is encoded by the coding sequence ATGGCTGACAACAACCAAATGAAAAATGTGGGGGACTCCTTAAAACAGCAGTTCAACCGCAACCCCATGTTCAAAGAGCGACAAGCAAAAATTGAAGGCATTGTTCAAAGTGATCCGGATGTCCAGGCTTTTCTTGCCAAACATCAATTAACCTTTGAAGATGAAATCGTGAAGAAATCTTTTTCAAAATTATATGAGTTTGCGCGCGAGAACGGCAATGATGCTTTGGGCCAAAAGAAATTCGTCCAATATGCGCCAAATTTGATTATGAACGTGAACTTTATCGATGTGGATTATCATCCAACTGAAGCCTTTATCCAACAACAAGAGGCCGAAGAATTGAACAAGCGGGTGACTATGGTCTCAATGCCGAAAAGTCTGCGGTCAGCTTCTTTTGAAAAGATGACGAAAGATGACTATCAAGACCGATTTGAAGCGATTCAAAAGAGTCTACAATTTATTTCAGCCTATACCAGTAAGCCAAATGCCTATCATAAGGGTTTGTATCTACACGGGCAATTTGGGGTTGGGAAAACCCATATCCTGGCTGCTTTAGTCAATACTTTGGCTGAGCATGGGGTCAAATCTACCTTGGTACATTACCCAGAATTGTTAGTAGATCTGAAATCACGTATCCGGACCAACACTGTTGACCAAAGAGTGAATGAAATTAAGCAGGCGCAAGTGCTAGTGTTAGATGATATTGGTGCTGAATCTAATAGTGAATGGGTCCGCGATGATGTGCTGGGTGTTATTTTGCAATACCGGATGCAAGAGCAGTTATCGACTTTCTTTACCTCTAATTTCTCAATGGCAGAGTTGGAAGAATTCCTAACAACGACTAGAGAAGGGGTAGATGTGGCAAAATCAGCTCGTATCATGGAAAGAATCAAGTATTTAAGTGAAGAAATTACAGTTGGAGGTAGAGACCGTCGTAACGGTTAA
- the amaP gene encoding alkaline shock response membrane anchor protein AmaP, translating to MGGLRKFLQILFSLLVLLAVVATAAVIYPIPYVSDFVDQYIVSNQILVNTVIVLLALAFIYFAVALIWALVAPAKSRTLKVANDFGEVKVNRDTVVHAVHQELLDVKEASNKNVTVKFGRKPENTKVTVDYATDKNQAVQAISDQIAEKARLGAERVLGTNIQNVKVSAAPYDASQVSQQGRGQNQARVR from the coding sequence ATGGGTGGATTGAGAAAGTTCCTTCAAATCCTATTTTCACTCTTAGTTTTATTAGCGGTAGTGGCAACAGCTGCAGTCATTTATCCAATACCATACGTAAGTGACTTTGTTGACCAATATATTGTGTCTAATCAAATATTAGTGAATACGGTCATTGTGCTATTGGCACTTGCATTTATTTATTTTGCGGTTGCTTTAATTTGGGCATTGGTCGCACCAGCAAAATCACGTACCTTGAAAGTAGCTAATGACTTTGGTGAGGTGAAAGTAAACCGTGATACAGTTGTACATGCGGTACACCAAGAGTTATTAGATGTGAAAGAAGCGTCTAATAAAAATGTGACAGTGAAATTTGGACGCAAACCAGAAAATACTAAAGTCACTGTTGATTACGCTACAGATAAAAATCAAGCAGTTCAAGCGATTTCTGATCAAATCGCAGAAAAAGCAAGACTTGGTGCAGAACGCGTTTTAGGGACAAATATTCAAAATGTAAAAGTATCTGCCGCACCGTATGATGCGAGCCAGGTAAGCCAACAAGGTCGCGGTCAAAACCAGGCGCGCGTTAGATAA
- a CDS encoding DUF2273 domain-containing protein — MKQPPRSWYPYRNRIIGGLIAFIFGLLWMWLGFGPALFILVFSVIGYIAGAYFDGQIDLGSWFSFFNF, encoded by the coding sequence ATGAAACAACCACCACGTAGTTGGTATCCATATAGAAATCGTATTATTGGCGGACTAATTGCTTTCATTTTTGGTTTACTGTGGATGTGGTTAGGTTTTGGACCTGCCTTATTTATCCTAGTATTCTCAGTAATTGGATACATTGCAGGGGCATATTTTGATGGTCAAATTGACTTAGGAAGCTGGTTCTCATTTTTCAATTTTTAG
- a CDS encoding Asp23/Gls24 family envelope stress response protein: MSENVKHTNDLTFENRVLEKIAFYTVQNIEGILELKGNFTSGIMNFFSNGEDETKGVSAEVGKKEVALDLEVIAEYGKDIPAAFDKVTKAVKENVQQMTGLTVVEVNMNVNDVLTRAEYERDQNEQKRAAEQQRRQANQSGQYTDGSRVQ; the protein is encoded by the coding sequence ATGTCAGAAAACGTAAAACACACAAATGATTTAACTTTTGAAAACCGTGTTTTGGAAAAAATTGCTTTTTATACAGTTCAAAACATTGAGGGTATTTTAGAGTTAAAAGGTAACTTTACTTCAGGAATTATGAACTTCTTCTCTAACGGCGAAGACGAAACTAAAGGTGTTAGCGCAGAAGTTGGTAAAAAAGAAGTAGCTTTAGACCTTGAAGTGATTGCTGAATATGGCAAAGATATTCCAGCCGCTTTTGACAAAGTGACTAAAGCAGTGAAAGAAAACGTTCAACAAATGACCGGTTTAACAGTTGTTGAAGTGAACATGAACGTAAACGACGTGTTAACACGAGCTGAGTATGAACGTGACCAAAATGAACAAAAACGTGCAGCTGAACAACAACGTCGTCAAGCAAACCAAAGTGGTCAATACACTGACGGTTCACGCGTACAATAA
- the thrS gene encoding threonine--tRNA ligase, with translation MIDLVFPDGAKKSFEAGVTGRDVAASISNSLAKRALAAKIDGELVDLNAPINEGGAIEIVDPKHEDALGILRHSTAHLMAQAMKRLYPGIKFGVGPAIETGYYYDTDQEKQITEEDLPVIEAEMAKIVKENYPIERREVTRAEANEIFADDEYKLEIIADLPEDETLTVYSQGEFTDLCRGIHVPSTGYIKEFKLLSVAGAYWRGNSDNKMMQRVYGTAFFEKRDLKEFIKQREEAKERDHRKLGKELDIFMVNPEVGSGLPFWLPKGATIRRIIERYIVDKEESLGYEHVYTPIMADVEFYKTSGHWDHYHEDMYPPMDMGDGEQLVLRPMNCPHHMMVYKNDIHSYREFPIRIAELGMMHRYEKSGALSGLQRVREMTLNDAHIFVRPDQIKEEFTRVLQLIKQVYDDFNITDYRFRLSYRDPENTDKYFDDDEMWEKAQAMLKETMDDLGLEYFEAIGEAAFYGPKLDVQMKTALGNEETMSTVQLDFLLPERFDLTYVGQDGQDTHRPVVIHRGVVSTMERFVAYLIEEYKGAFPTWLAPVQAKLIPVNDDAHGDHVEEIRRRMKAAGMRVEVDNRNEKMGYKIREAQTQKIPYQLVFGDNEIAENTVTVRRYGSKETSSMPFDEFLAQLEQDIKAYK, from the coding sequence ATGATTGACTTAGTATTCCCAGATGGGGCTAAAAAATCATTCGAAGCAGGCGTGACTGGTCGTGACGTTGCTGCATCAATTAGTAACTCATTAGCAAAACGTGCATTAGCGGCTAAAATTGACGGTGAATTGGTGGACTTAAATGCCCCAATTAATGAAGGTGGCGCGATTGAAATCGTTGACCCTAAACATGAAGATGCATTAGGTATCTTACGTCATTCTACTGCCCATTTAATGGCGCAAGCGATGAAACGTTTGTATCCAGGCATTAAATTTGGTGTCGGTCCAGCCATTGAAACAGGTTACTATTATGATACGGACCAAGAGAAACAAATTACTGAAGAAGATCTACCAGTAATTGAAGCTGAAATGGCTAAAATTGTAAAAGAGAATTATCCAATTGAACGTCGTGAAGTGACACGTGCTGAAGCGAATGAAATCTTTGCGGATGATGAATATAAATTAGAAATCATCGCAGATTTACCAGAAGATGAAACGTTAACAGTATACTCACAAGGGGAATTCACTGACCTTTGTCGTGGAATCCATGTACCATCAACTGGTTACATTAAAGAATTCAAACTATTATCTGTTGCCGGTGCATACTGGAGAGGTAACTCAGATAACAAAATGATGCAACGTGTTTACGGTACAGCATTCTTTGAGAAACGTGACTTGAAAGAGTTCATCAAACAGCGTGAGGAAGCTAAAGAACGTGACCACCGTAAATTAGGTAAAGAATTAGATATCTTTATGGTAAATCCTGAAGTTGGTTCTGGTTTACCATTCTGGTTACCAAAAGGTGCTACAATCCGTCGTATTATCGAACGTTACATCGTTGATAAAGAAGAATCACTAGGTTATGAGCATGTGTATACACCAATTATGGCAGATGTTGAATTTTATAAAACTTCTGGACACTGGGACCACTACCATGAAGATATGTATCCACCAATGGATATGGGTGACGGTGAACAATTAGTTTTACGTCCAATGAACTGCCCACATCACATGATGGTTTATAAAAATGATATTCACTCTTATCGTGAATTCCCAATTCGGATTGCGGAATTAGGTATGATGCACCGTTATGAAAAGTCAGGCGCTTTATCTGGTTTACAACGTGTACGTGAAATGACTTTAAATGATGCGCATATCTTTGTACGTCCAGACCAAATCAAAGAAGAATTTACGCGAGTACTGCAATTAATCAAACAAGTCTATGATGACTTTAATATTACAGACTACCGCTTCCGTTTATCTTACCGTGATCCAGAAAATACGGATAAATACTTTGATGATGACGAAATGTGGGAAAAAGCACAAGCAATGCTAAAAGAAACAATGGATGACTTAGGTTTAGAATATTTTGAAGCCATTGGTGAAGCAGCGTTCTACGGTCCTAAATTAGATGTTCAAATGAAAACTGCTTTAGGTAACGAAGAAACAATGTCTACTGTTCAATTAGACTTCTTATTACCAGAACGCTTTGACCTAACTTACGTTGGTCAAGACGGTCAAGATACACACCGTCCAGTGGTTATCCACCGTGGTGTCGTTTCAACAATGGAACGTTTCGTAGCTTACCTAATCGAAGAATACAAAGGAGCCTTCCCAACTTGGTTAGCACCAGTTCAAGCGAAATTAATCCCAGTTAACGATGACGCACATGGTGACCATGTTGAAGAAATCCGTCGTCGAATGAAGGCTGCTGGTATGCGGGTTGAGGTGGATAATCGTAACGAAAAAATGGGTTACAAGATTCGTGAAGCACAAACACAAAAAATCCCATATCAATTAGTATTTGGGGACAACGAAATAGCTGAAAACACAGTAACAGTACGTCGCTATGGCTCTAAAGAAACATCATCAATGCCATTTGATGAATTCTTAGCACAATTAGAACAAGACATCAAAGCATATAAATAA